The Corynebacterium occultum sequence CCAGGGTGAGCTCACCGCTACCCAGCTTGGCGGCGGTCTCCTCCGCCTTCTTCTGGTCGAGGACCCCTTCGGCCTGCTCGATCAGGGAGAGAACATCGCCCATGCCGAGGATCCGGCTGGCCATGCGCTCCGGGTGGAAGATATCGAAATCTTCCAGCTTCTCACCGGTGGAGGCGTACATGATGGGCTTGCCGGTGACCTCACGGATGGAGAGCGCGGCACCACCACGGGCATCACCGTCGAGCTTGGTCAGGACAACACCGGTGAAGTCCACACCCTCGCGGAAAGCTTCAGCGGTGGTGACGGCATCCTGGCCGATCATCGCATCGATGACGAAGAGGACTTCATCCGGGTTGACGGCCTCACGGATATTGCGGGCCTGGGTCATCAGGGTTTCATCGATGCCGAGACGACCGGCGGTATCGACGATGACGACATCATGCTGCAGCCGCTTGGCCTCCTCGATGCCGCGGCGGGCGACATCAACCGGATCACCGTGGGAGGTGCCCATCTCATGATCCGCGGAACCGAGGGCCGTGCCGGGATCGGGGGCGAAGGTGGGGACACCGGCCCGCTCACCGACGATCTGGAGCTGCTGGACCGCGCCGGGACGCTGCAGATCACAGGCCACCAGCATGGGGGTGTGCCCCTGGTTGGTGAGATGCTTGGCCAGCTTACCCGCCAGGGTGGTCTTACCTGCACCCTGGAGACCGGCGAGCATGATGACGGTGGGCGGATTCTTGGCCAGCTGCAGGCGGCGGGTTTCGCCACCGAGGATCTCCACGAGCTCCTCGTTGACGATCTTGATGACCTGCTGCGCCGGGTTCAGCGCCTCCGAGACCTCAACACCGGCGGCGCGTTCCTTGATGCGCTTGATGAAGCCGCGGACGACGCTGAGCGAGACGTCGGCTTCGAGCAGGGCAAGGCGGATTTCCCGGGCGGTGGCGCTGATGTCCGCCTCAGTCAGTTTGCCCTTTCCACGCAGCCCCTTGAGGGCGCCGGTCAACCGATCGGACAAAGACTCAAACACGTGTGCACTCCCCTGGGATCCATTGCTGTGCTAGCTGCTATAACTCCCCCATGCTAGCCGGTGGCCAGTGCCCGGGTCACGTCACGCTCCACTTTGGCGCGGTCGATGTCCCCGGCGAGGGCACATTGCACCAGCATGGTGGCACCTAGTTTCTGGCTCGTCAACCAGGTGACCTCGGGAAGCACAGAGATCAGGGCACCCACCGCACCGAGCCGGTCGGCGGTGCGGACCTCCAGGACCCGGCCGTGCCAGAAGTAGGCGGTGGGTCCGGGCAGCACCTCAGGCAGTGTGGAGTGGACACCGGAGCGGTAGGACTGGACGAAGACATCCGCGTCCAGGGACATGGTGACCAGGGAGCGGATCTCGAAGAGCCCGTGCCAGATGCCGTCCTCACGTTGGGCGAGTTTCACGGCCTCGATATTCCAGGATTGGGCGGCGATGGCGGCGAGGACCCGGACGCTGCCACGCAGGTAGTCGCCACGCCAGTTGACCACCGCGGAGCCAGGGTCACCGGCGATTTCGCGGAGTCCGATCTCGGAGCCGGAGAAGACGATGGGTTGGCGGGGCTGGAGGTCGTGGAGGCGGTGGCGGGCCCGGGTCAGCAGGATGGACAATCCGGAGGCGAGTTGACGGTTCCAGACCCCGGGCCCGGTGGCTTTGGCGTCGGCTTCGGTGAGCACGCCGAGCAGGTTGACGGTGACCAGGTCATAGTTGAGGGCGGCAAGCAGCTCCTCCAGGGTGTCCTCGGCATGGGGATCGCGACGGGCGACCAGACGGGCGACGGTGGTGTGTTCGGCGACCAGGGTCTGCAGGCACACCCGGTCCCGGTGGTTGAAGTCCATCTCGGAGGCGATGCGGGCGATGAAGCCCGCGCCGACCTGCTCATGGGGTCGGCCATAACCTTTGCCGAGGTCGTGGAAGAGGGCGGCGAGCAGCAGCAGATCGGGGCGGGCGACGGTGACCGAGGCGGAGGCGCAGTGTCGCACGGTGACCAGGGAGTGCTGGTCGATGGTGTGGATGTGGCTGCGTTCCCGGGGCAGACGGCCGCGGACATGGTCCCACCAGGGGACGATCCGGGCCCACAGCCCTTCCTGGTCCATGCGGTTGACCACCTTCTGGGTGTATTCCGGTGAGGAGAGAGTGGCGATGAAATCATCGACCATCACCTTCATCCATTTTTCAGGCAGGGGTGGCAGCACCCTCAGGGCCTGCCAGGTGGAATCTGCGACGGGCAGGCCGGTGCGTGCTGCCGCGGAGGAGACGCGCAGCAGCAGTCCAGGATCGTTTAGGTCGGGGTCCCGGCTGAGCGTGATGTATTCCCCGGCCGCGACGACATCGACGTCGAGGGGTCGCCTCAGTCCCGGGGTGTGGATATTGCCGACGCCGGCCCGACGGCTGCTGACCGCGCCCAGGGCGCGGCGGGTGACCACCCCGCGGGCGATGCCCATGGTGCGGTTGAGGGCCTCGTCGATGGTGCGGGCGGCGTCGGCAAGCGCGGCCGCCAGGGTGTAGCGGTCCGGGTAGCCGAGGTCGATGGCCAGGTCAGCGGCGAATTCGGGGTCGAGAACATCCCGGCTGCGGCGCGCACTCTGGTGCAGGAGGGTGCGGACATCCAACAGGAGTTCCTGCTCAGCGCCAAGGTCGGGAAAGTCGGCGAGATTACCCAGCGCCAGAGCCTTGATCAGGTGGATGTCTCGCAGTCCCCCGCGGCCGTTTTTCAGGTCGGGACGGGTCATGGAAACCACCGACCCGGAACGGTTCCAGCGGGTGATGGCCAGTTCGGCGAGGGCGTCGAAGTTGCGGGAGATTTCGGCCCGCCAGCTACGCAGCACCAGTTGGCGGGTGTGTGCACTGAGATTTTCATCCCCGGCGACATGCTTCAGGTCAAGCAGCGCCAGAGCGGCCGTGGAGTCCGCGGTGATCATCGCCGCGCACTCGACGGGGGTGCGCAAGGCGTGGTTGAGACGGTATTTGCGGTCCCAGATCGGGTACCAGAGGGCTTGCAGCTCCGCACTGCTGGGCTCCTGCCCCGGTGGGTGCAGCAGGATCAGGTCCAGGTCCGAGTAAGGGGTCATCTCCTCCCGCGCCAGGGATCCGGTGGCGGCCAGTGCGGTGCCGGACGGGAGGGGGAGGGAAAGCAGAAGGGCACGGGCCCGATCCACCGCCTGCTTTCTCAGCAGGGCGGGTGGCATCGGGCCCGGGGTGCCAGCTCCGCCGGAATCAGATGGCGTCATCGTCCCGTTCCCCGGTGCGCACCCGGATCACGGTGGAAATTTCACTGACCCACACTTTGCCGTCACCGATCTTGCCGGTGCGGGCGGCACCGACCAACGCGTCGAGCACATCCTCGAGGATCTCATCCTTGGTCACGATCTCAACCTTGACCTTGGGCACGAATTCGGTGGCGTACTCCGCCCCGCGGTAGACCTCGGTGTGGCCGTGCTGCTGGCCGAACCCCTGGGTTTCGGTGACGGTCATGCCGTGGACACCAAGCCGGTCCAGGGCTTCCCGGATATCCGCTAGGGTGAAGGGTTTGACCACTGCGGTGACAAGCTTCATGTCAGATCTCCTGTTTCTCTGCGTCAAGGGTGGCATCCGACTCCCGGGTTGCGGGGGTGTCGCCGACTGGGGATGATTCTACCTTCCCCTCACCCGGTGCTGCGGAAACTTCCTCCCCCGCGTCCGCAGAAAAGGTGTCTCCCGGCAGGGTGGGAAGAACGACGGTCCGGGAAAACTGGATTCCACCTTGATCATAAGCCGATTCACGGTGCTGATCGAGATCCACCCCGTTGAATTCAGCTTCCTTGCTGAGGCGCCAACCCAGGCTGAACTTCAGCGCCAGGGCGAGCACTGCGGTGAGTGAGGCGGTGAAGAGCATGGCCACCACCGCGATGAGGATCTGGACGAGGAAGAGCTTCAGTCCGGCGAAACCACCACCACTGAACCAGCCGATGTCAGTGGCCAGCAGGCCCACCCCGACAGTTCCCCAGAGACCAGCGACGAGGTGAACACCGACGACGTCGAGGGAATCATCGAAACCGAAGCGGTATTTCAGGCCCACGCCCAGGCAGGCCAGGCCACCACCGACGAGTCCGAGGAGCAGAGAGGTCATCGGGGTCAGAGCGCCTGCGGCCGGGGTGATGGTCACCAGACCGGCAACCACCCCGGAGGCCGCACCGAGGGAGGTGGGTTGGCCGTCGCGAAGCTTTTCCACCGCCAGCCAACCCAGCATGGCGGCGGCCGTCGCGGCGGTGGTGTTCAACCAGGCCAGGCCAGCCAGGCCATCAGCGGCAAAGGCGGAGCCGCCGTTGAATCCGAACCAGCCGAACCACAGCAGGGCGGCACCGAGCATGACCAGCGGCAGGTTATGGGGGCGGTGCGGGGTGTGCGGGAAGGTGCGGCGGCGGCCGATGATCAGGGCGAGTATCAGGGCTGCGGTGCCGGCGGAGATGTGGACCACGGTGCCCCCGGCGAAGTCGATGGGGGCGATGGTGGCCTCCCCGCCGGTGGTGCCAAAGAGCCAGGCGGCCAGGCTGTTTCCGCTGTGGGAGAGCAGTCCCCCACCCCAGACCATGTGGGCGAGCGGGAAATAGACCAGGGTGGCCCAGGCCCCGGAGAAGACCATCCAGGTGGAGAACTTCACCCGCTCCGCGAGGGCACCTGAGATCAGGGCCGTGGAGATCACGGCGAAGGTGAGCTGGAAGGCGATGTCGATGGTGTTGGCGTAGCCGGCGGAACCCATCAGATAGTTGCCCTCGGCATCAAGGATGGAGTCGCGCAGTCCGAAGAATTCCAGCGGATTGGCGAAGATCCCGGCCAGGGACTGGCTGCCATAGGACATGGACCAGCCCCAGAGGATGTACACCACGGTGACCACCCCGAGGGTGCTGAAGGACATCATCATCATGTTCAGGACGGATTTCTGCCGGGACATTCCCCCGTAGAACAGGGCCAGCGCCGGTGTCATCAACAGCACCAGGGCCGCGGAGATCAGCATCCAGCTGGCATTCCCCGAGGCCATCATGGTTTCTTCTGCACTCATGTTTTTCGCCTCCTTGAGTTGTCTCTTGAATTTCATGGTCCACTGACCCAGCTGGACTGAAATCTAACTATAGACCTATAGGTATAAATTCCGGTAGCTCTACAGGTATAAAAATTTCAAGGGGAAGCGGTCACCTTGAAAGGCAATGAAAAACCGCGGTGGCCCCAGGTAATCCTCCCCTGGGGCCACCGCGGGCCCTACCCCTGATCCAGGGGCATATTCGCTGACTTAACCCAGCAGCGCGTCCACGAAGCCTTCAACCTCGAAGGGTGCCAGGTGATCCGCACCCTCGCCCAGGCCGACCAACTTAACCGGGACACCCAGTTCCTCCTGCACCTGGAAGACGATGCCACCCTTGGCGGTCCCGTCCAGCTTGGTCAGCACCACGCCGGTGATGTCGACAACCTCACGGAAGGTACGGGCCTGGATCAGGCCATTTTGGCCGACGGTCGCATCCAGCACCAGCAGCACCTCATCCACGGCAGCCTTCTTCTCGACGACGCGCTTGACCTTGCCCAGCTGATCCATCAGACCCGTCGAGGTGTGGAGCCGGCCCGCGGTGTCAATGAGCACCACATCAGCCTGTTCCTCAATGCCTCGAGCGACGGTGTCGAAGGCGACGGAGGCGGGATCAGCACCCTCCGCACCCCGGACCGTCTTGGCGCCGACGCGGGAACCCCAGGTCTCAAGCTGATCCGCGGCCGCCGCACGGAAGGTGTCGGCCGCACCCAGCAGCACCTTATGTCCCATGGACACCAGGACCCGGGCCAGTTTGCCCGTGGTGGTGGTCTTGCCGGTGCCATTGACTCCGACGACCAGCACCACCGCGGGCTTACCCTCATAGGGCATCGCCTTGATGGAGCGGTCCAGCTCGGGGCGGGCTGCCTCGATCAGGGTTTCCCGCAGCATGGCGCGGGCCTCAGCCTCATTGGAGACACCACGTTCGGCGATCTTCTCCCGCAGGCTGTCCACCACCCGCATGGTTACCGTGGTACCCAGGTCAGCCATGATCAGGGTGTCCTCGATCTCCTCCCAGGCGTCCTCATCGAGGTCACCGGCGGTGAGGATACCCAGTACGCCCTGGCCGATGGCGTTCTGGGAACGGGAGAGGCGACTGCGCAGCTTGCCGATTCGGCCGGCAGCCGGCGCGATCTCATCTCGCGGCGTGGGGGCAGGTTCCGCCGGAGCATCCGGAACCGGGGTCTGCTCCAGTGCGGCCTCAACCCCCTCCGCGGTCACTGCCGCGGCGGCGGCAGCCTCCTCGGCTTCCTGCTTGACGACGACCGGCTCAGGCTGCGCGGGGGTCTCCACCGGCGCGGCTTCCACAGGCTCCTCGGCCGGGGTGTCAGTGGAAGTCTCGACCGGCACAATCACGGGGATGTCGCTGGGCGCTGCGGCAGCCCGGGGCTTCGTTTCCGCCGGAATCTCCGGTGCGGACTCCTCCACCACCTGGTAGGAGGCATTCTCGACAGGTGCCTCCGGGGCTGATTCCTCCACCACGTGGTAGGAATCATCCTTCGCCGCCGCTTCCGCTTCAGCCAGGTCACCGGCGACCGCTTCGGCCGTCAGTTCCTTTTCGGCAGGGGTATCAACAGGGGTTTCCGCCGGGGGTTTGACCTCCACCGGCTCGGTTTTCCGGGATGCTGCGTCCGGTGCGGTGGAAACGGCCGGGGCCACCTCGGTCTCGGCGTCTGCGCGTTCCTCCATGGCCCGGGTCTCAGCAGCCCGACCCTCAGTGGCTTCGGGAGTTTCGGAAGCCTGCGGGGCCACCGGCTTCTTCGGGGTCTCACTAACCTCCGGTGCCACCGGTTCCGGGCGCGGCTGGGCCGCCGCCTGGGCATCAGCCTGACTCACCGGCCGGGATCCGCTGGGCTTGAGGTTCTGGCCGGGCAGGACCTCGGGTTCCTTCTCGGGGGATTTAGCCGGGGCGAAGTTGAATCCACCGGCCGCCTGATAGTTACCGGACTTCTCCTGCTGGGTGAGCTCCTTGGGCTCATCCTCGGCCGGCTTCTCGAAGCTGACGGTTTTGGATTTGCGACGCTGCATGCCGAAGAGAATGAGCAGCAGGACGATCAGTAGGAGGACGACGACAATGCCGATTATCAGGACAGTGGTGTTCATGCCCTCCATAGTGGCACCCCGAGCGCGAATTCTCACGCTCAGGGTGCCTTTTTCCTGGCTTTAGGCGATGATTCCCGGATATTTCGCCGCCAGGACCATAGCCTCGGCGGAGATCAGGTCACCGGTGACCAGATCCGGAACCAGATCCGCCAGCTGAGCCCAGCCACGTGCCGCCTTGTCGAGGGTGCGTGATTTACCCATCAGCCCGTGGGCGTGCATACGCGCAGAGAGCGCGAACACCAGGGACACCACCGGGGCCAGGGCCCAGGCGTTGGAACGATCCTCGGTGTTGACACCGTCGAGCTTGTCGAAACGGATACGTGCCGCGGAGTAGAGGGAACGGTTGGCGCTGCGCAGGGCGCGCAGCAGGGAAACCGCCGGCTTGATCAGACCCTCACTGGTGAGCAACTCGATCAACTGCTCCCGCTTCTTGAAGGTCTCGAAGACGGCGAGCAGGCGGGGACTGTCAGCCATGATCGGGCCAGGCACGATGTCCGCGTTGGCGAAGAACATCTGCAGCAGGGTCTCCTGCTGGGACTTCTCCATCTGGGCGATCATCACGGTGGACTGGTCAATGCAGGCAGAGTCAAGGGTGGAGTCCCGACCGGTGCCCAGGGTGTTGATCAGCGTCTTGCCGGCGATCTTCTCCAGGCTGGCCAGGTGGGCCCGGACCGCGGCCTTGGCCTCCCGGGGATCACCGGCCTCGGATTCCGCTTCCAGGGCGACGAAGAGCTCCGGAAGCTGGCCGAGCATCTCCAAAGATCCGATCCAGGCAGCCCGGTGGGAGTCGGCGGCCCCCTCCCCCACAGCCGAGTCAACTGCGGCAACAGGTTCTGCCGCGGAGTCAGACCCCAGGACCGCTGCGGCGAGTTCCTCATCCGAATTCCCGGCGGGTTCTGCTGCTGCCCTGCCGAAGGTGATGTTGACCAGGC is a genomic window containing:
- the ffh gene encoding signal recognition particle protein; the encoded protein is MFESLSDRLTGALKGLRGKGKLTEADISATAREIRLALLEADVSLSVVRGFIKRIKERAAGVEVSEALNPAQQVIKIVNEELVEILGGETRRLQLAKNPPTVIMLAGLQGAGKTTLAGKLAKHLTNQGHTPMLVACDLQRPGAVQQLQIVGERAGVPTFAPDPGTALGSADHEMGTSHGDPVDVARRGIEEAKRLQHDVVIVDTAGRLGIDETLMTQARNIREAVNPDEVLFVIDAMIGQDAVTTAEAFREGVDFTGVVLTKLDGDARGGAALSIREVTGKPIMYASTGEKLEDFDIFHPERMASRILGMGDVLSLIEQAEGVLDQKKAEETAAKLGSGELTLEDFLDQMLMIRRMGPVGNLLKMLPGGKQMNQMADMVDEKQLDRIQAIIRGMTPAERDNPKVLNASRRKRIATGSGVTVADVNQLVERFFEAKKMMGQMASQFGMGGPMRSATKKKPKGRKGKNGKRRPAKQTRGGGMPGGGMPGMPGMPGGGMPGIPDMAQLQQLQKQMEAGDGGMPGLGGGMPGMPKLPKGMENIDLDNLDFGQDKK
- a CDS encoding [protein-PII] uridylyltransferase; this translates as MTPSDSGGAGTPGPMPPALLRKQAVDRARALLLSLPLPSGTALAATGSLAREEMTPYSDLDLILLHPPGQEPSSAELQALWYPIWDRKYRLNHALRTPVECAAMITADSTAALALLDLKHVAGDENLSAHTRQLVLRSWRAEISRNFDALAELAITRWNRSGSVVSMTRPDLKNGRGGLRDIHLIKALALGNLADFPDLGAEQELLLDVRTLLHQSARRSRDVLDPEFAADLAIDLGYPDRYTLAAALADAARTIDEALNRTMGIARGVVTRRALGAVSSRRAGVGNIHTPGLRRPLDVDVVAAGEYITLSRDPDLNDPGLLLRVSSAAARTGLPVADSTWQALRVLPPLPEKWMKVMVDDFIATLSSPEYTQKVVNRMDQEGLWARIVPWWDHVRGRLPRERSHIHTIDQHSLVTVRHCASASVTVARPDLLLLAALFHDLGKGYGRPHEQVGAGFIARIASEMDFNHRDRVCLQTLVAEHTTVARLVARRDPHAEDTLEELLAALNYDLVTVNLLGVLTEADAKATGPGVWNRQLASGLSILLTRARHRLHDLQPRQPIVFSGSEIGLREIAGDPGSAVVNWRGDYLRGSVRVLAAIAAQSWNIEAVKLAQREDGIWHGLFEIRSLVTMSLDADVFVQSYRSGVHSTLPEVLPGPTAYFWHGRVLEVRTADRLGAVGALISVLPEVTWLTSQKLGATMLVQCALAGDIDRAKVERDVTRALATG
- a CDS encoding P-II family nitrogen regulator — encoded protein: MKLVTAVVKPFTLADIREALDRLGVHGMTVTETQGFGQQHGHTEVYRGAEYATEFVPKVKVEIVTKDEILEDVLDALVGAARTGKIGDGKVWVSEISTVIRVRTGERDDDAI
- a CDS encoding ammonium transporter; translation: MSAEETMMASGNASWMLISAALVLLMTPALALFYGGMSRQKSVLNMMMMSFSTLGVVTVVYILWGWSMSYGSQSLAGIFANPLEFFGLRDSILDAEGNYLMGSAGYANTIDIAFQLTFAVISTALISGALAERVKFSTWMVFSGAWATLVYFPLAHMVWGGGLLSHSGNSLAAWLFGTTGGEATIAPIDFAGGTVVHISAGTAALILALIIGRRRTFPHTPHRPHNLPLVMLGAALLWFGWFGFNGGSAFAADGLAGLAWLNTTAATAAAMLGWLAVEKLRDGQPTSLGAASGVVAGLVTITPAAGALTPMTSLLLGLVGGGLACLGVGLKYRFGFDDSLDVVGVHLVAGLWGTVGVGLLATDIGWFSGGGFAGLKLFLVQILIAVVAMLFTASLTAVLALALKFSLGWRLSKEAEFNGVDLDQHRESAYDQGGIQFSRTVVLPTLPGDTFSADAGEEVSAAPGEGKVESSPVGDTPATRESDATLDAEKQEI
- the ftsY gene encoding signal recognition particle-docking protein FtsY, whose protein sequence is MNTTVLIIGIVVVLLLIVLLLILFGMQRRKSKTVSFEKPAEDEPKELTQQEKSGNYQAAGGFNFAPAKSPEKEPEVLPGQNLKPSGSRPVSQADAQAAAQPRPEPVAPEVSETPKKPVAPQASETPEATEGRAAETRAMEERADAETEVAPAVSTAPDAASRKTEPVEVKPPAETPVDTPAEKELTAEAVAGDLAEAEAAAKDDSYHVVEESAPEAPVENASYQVVEESAPEIPAETKPRAAAAPSDIPVIVPVETSTDTPAEEPVEAAPVETPAQPEPVVVKQEAEEAAAAAAVTAEGVEAALEQTPVPDAPAEPAPTPRDEIAPAAGRIGKLRSRLSRSQNAIGQGVLGILTAGDLDEDAWEEIEDTLIMADLGTTVTMRVVDSLREKIAERGVSNEAEARAMLRETLIEAARPELDRSIKAMPYEGKPAVVLVVGVNGTGKTTTTGKLARVLVSMGHKVLLGAADTFRAAAADQLETWGSRVGAKTVRGAEGADPASVAFDTVARGIEEQADVVLIDTAGRLHTSTGLMDQLGKVKRVVEKKAAVDEVLLVLDATVGQNGLIQARTFREVVDITGVVLTKLDGTAKGGIVFQVQEELGVPVKLVGLGEGADHLAPFEVEGFVDALLG